ATTCACTTATGGGTGCTACTGGCTTGGCGTTCAGATTTCGTTAAGCGGATGGTATAAAGGTCAGATGACAACCTTGATCCGTCAGCGGGTAAGATAACGTATTGACCTTGTTTTAATTTAAAGAGACGACTGATAAGCGATAATTTCTTTGCCTATGGCATTGATTTCGTCATCTGCTTCGAAGCGAGGTAGTTCAGTTTCTGGATCTAGCTTTAGCCAGCTGCTTTCTGTATCTTTCATGATTTTAATATACTCTACCCCATCTTTAAAAATGGTATAGGTATTGTCTTCTTCTGGGAAGACTGCATAATCCACATCGTTAAAGGTAACGTCAAAAGGTTCTTTTGTTTGCATAAGCTGTGTGTTAAAATGTGGTAAATATAAGAAAATTGCACGAAGTGGAATGATGACTGAATCGTCTGTTGGTTACCAATTTGGTATAAAACTTTTATCAGTTAAACCTGTTACCTTGAAAATAGTCTTTATTATAAGACAGTTTGATGCTGTTTCACCAATAGTTAATATATTACAAGATGAACAGATTATTCATTATGCTTTTAGTAATAGCTGGGGTGTTTATGGCCTGCGCAGCAAAGAAAAATATAATTAACGGTACCGATGAACTCTCAGGTACCTGGCAACTTGACTATGTTAGTGGGCCGCGTATAACCTTCGAGGGCCTGTATCCTAACAAGAAACCTTTTCTCAAAATAGAAGTAGATAGTAACCGCGTTAGTGGGAACACCAGCTGCAATAATTTCTTTGGTAAACTGGACCGTGACGGACAAAATATTAGTTTTAAAGAGGGTTTAGGAATGACCAAAATGGCTTGCCCGGGGGAGGGAGAGTCTGTGTTTCTACGAACCTTAGAGAAAATTGATAGGTATGATATAACGGATGACGGGAATACGCTTAATCTTATTATGGGAGATATTGCATTGATGCGTTTTAAACGACAGGAGTGATCGGTGATGATTTTGATTCTTTTTATGAAATCGCTATATTAGAAATTTGGGTTCAATTCACATTAAATAACACATATTTTTATGGGAAAAGGAGATAAAAAAACGAAAAGAGGAAAAATTGTAAAGGGATCTTTCGGTAAACCACGTCCTCATAACATAAAAAAGAAGAAGGCTTTATCGCAAAACAAGTCGACCACAAAGGCAGAGGTAACAAAAAAGGAGTGATGCTAGCATCACTCCTTTTTTGTTTTTACGTTAGCTAAGCTTCTTTTGAGCTTTATTTCTTTTCCTTCTTATATGCTGCATTTAAGCCATCTACCACCTCTTTAGTTACCTCGAGGGTGGTGTCTGCAAATAGTACTCCCGGGTTACCCCTTGAATAGGTCAGTACGTATTTATACCCTTTCTCTGTTGCATAACCTTTTAAGTGATCAGATACTTTATTATAAAGTTTTTCCTGTTCTTGGGCCTCATCATTAGCAAAAGATTGATTGGCATTTTGGTTGAACTTCCCAAGCTCTTCCTGTTTACGTGCTAAACGCTCTTCGGTACTTTGGCGCTGCTCAGCACTCATGGTAGCCGCATTTTTTTGATAATCTGCAACTTCCCGTTGAAAAGCATTACCTTTTGCCTGAAGTTCACTTTGTGTTTTTTTAGCTTTAGCTTCCAATGCAGTTTGCATATCTTTAAAGTACTCATAGTTGGCCAATAAAGAATCAGAGTTCACATACACAATTTTATCTCCATCTGTACTAGCGGCAGCCGTACTGTCGTTACTAGTTTTAGTAGCGGTAGTGTTTTGGGCGTTATTACATGATACGGCAACTGTGGCTAACGCCAAGCCGAAAGCAATTTTTGCCAAAGAAGCGAATGGTTTGTTCATTTTATGCTATTTAATTCCTAAACAATAAAACGCAAACCTAATATAAAAATCATAGACAATATAATTTTTTTTCAAATGGCTGTTTTGTGATGAACGGTATGCCTGAAATGTCAGTAAAAATTCGTATTTTTGTATTTTGGAACTAAATTATACATGAGCGAAGAAAACAAGAACAAATCCAATTACTCTGCAGATAATATACAGGTACTAGAGGGGTTAGAAGCTGTAAGAAAAAGACCTTCGATGTATATCGGAGATGTTGGAGTTAAGGGGTTGCACCACCTGGTGTATGAAGTAGTTGATAACTCCATTGATGAAGCGCTAGCAGGTTACTGTACAGACATCCACGTAACTATTCATAAAGATAATTCCATTTCAGTAGAAGATAACGGTCGTGGAATTCCGACCGGTATCAACAAAAAGGAAAATAAATCTGCCTTGGAAATGGTGATGACGATGCTGCATGCCGGAGGTAAATTTGACAAAGATACCTATAAGGTTTCTGGAGGTTTACACGGCGTTGGGGTATCCTGTGTGAATGCGCTTTCTACCTTACTTATAGCAGAAGTACATCGAGAAGGGAAAATTTTCAAGCAGGAGTACGAGCAGGGTAAACCAATGTACGATGTAAAGATTATCGGTGAGACCGACCGGACAGGGACAAAGGTAACTTTCCATCCCGATACCAGCATCTTCACCATGACAACGGTTTACAGTTATGATATCTTAGCAGGTAGGCTCCGTGAGCTCGGTTATCTGAATAAAGGGATCCGATTAACGTTGAGGGATGAGCGTGAAGAACAAGCGGATGGTTCGCTCCGTCATGACGAGTTTTACTCGGAAGGTGGTTTGAGTGAATTTGTAAAATTCTTGGACGGCAATCGTCAAGCCTTGATTCCAGACCCAATACATGTAGAAGGAGTGAAGCAGGGTATTCCTGTAGAACTTGCTTTGCAGTACAACGATACATATTCTGAAAATGTGCATTCTTATGTCAATAACATCAATACTATTGAAGGAGGAACGCACGTGGCCGGTTTCCGCCGAGGACTTACACGGACTTTAAAGGCTTATGCCGATAAATCTGGCTTGCTTAAAAATTTAAAGGTAGATATTACTGGTGATGATTTTAGAGAGGGATTAACTGCTGTAATTTCCGTAAAAGTAGGAGAGCCTCAATTCGAGGGGCAAACAAAAACGAAATTAGGAAATAACGAGGTTATGGGGGCTGTTGACGTTGCGGTAGGCGAAATCTTAGGTATTTACCTGGAGGAGAATCCTCGTGAGGCGAAAGCTATCGTGCAAAAAGTTATTATTGCGGCTCAGGCAAGGGCAGCGGCACGGAAGGCCCGTGATATGGTGCAGCGCAAAACCGTGATGGGAGGAAGCGGTTTACCAGGTAAATTGGCAGATTGTGCAAACAATGACCCGGCAAGATGTGAAATATACCTTGTAGAGGGAGATTCTGCAGGTGGTACAGCCAAACAAGGGCGCAACCGTGAGTTTCAGGCAATCTTACCGCTAAGAGGTAAAATATTGAATGTTGAGAAGGCTATGGAACATAAGATCTATGAAAATGAAGAGATCAAGAATATGTTCACAGCACTTGGTGTAAGTATTGGTACACCCGAGGACGCCAAAGCACTTAACTTGGATAAATTGCGTTATCACCGGATTATTATTATGACGGATGCCGACGTTGACGGTTCGCATATTACTACACTTATCCTGACGTTCTACTTCCGTTATATGAAAGAACTGATTGAACGAGGATATGTATATATTGCCACACCTCCGCTTTATTTGGTAAAAAAAGGTAAAGAGCATGAATATGCGTGGGATGAAACCCAGCGCCTTGCTGCCATTCAGCGCTTAAAAGGCAGCGGTAAAGAAGATAGTGTTCATGTGCAGCGTTACAAAGGTTTGGGGGAGATGAATGCTGAACAACTTTGGGATACGACGATGAATCCGGATACACGTACCTTACGTCAGGTAAGTATCGAAAACGCTGCTGAATGTGATCGAGTATTTTCTATGCTAATGGGCGATGAAGTTGCCCCACGTAGAGAGTTTATCGAACGCAATGCAAAATACGCTAACATAGATGTATAACATAATTTATGTAGCATACTGATTTCCATTATGGAAAATATAAAATAAAAAACGGCCTCCAATGGGCCGTTTTTTATATATGAATTATTATGCTCGCAGCTTAAATTTTTTACTTTAAAAAATTCACCAAGCCGATCACAAGATCACTGTGCAAAGGTAACCCCGGGCTTTTGTAAGTTGCCAAATTTGCCTCTTTACCACTACCTACGGCCTTCAATACATGGTTCATACCTTTTATGAGTAACAATCTAGCATTAGGATTGGCTTCTTTCAGTAATTCTGCATTTATCGTGGGAACCTGCAAATCGGCAGTTCCGCCGATTAACAACACCGGCACGTTTAATTTACTTACTTCTTCCGTAGGTTCAACTTGAAATGACGAAATAATAAAGGCTTGTATCGATGGATCAAATAGACCATTTAATTCTTCGGGAACATTTTCAACAAACTCGCCCTTGACAAGTTTGGCTATAATGGGCTTTGCCTGTTTAGCTAAATTGGGATCGGGTAGCAA
This Olivibacter sp. SDN3 DNA region includes the following protein-coding sequences:
- a CDS encoding META domain-containing protein, whose product is MNRLFIMLLVIAGVFMACAAKKNIINGTDELSGTWQLDYVSGPRITFEGLYPNKKPFLKIEVDSNRVSGNTSCNNFFGKLDRDGQNISFKEGLGMTKMACPGEGESVFLRTLEKIDRYDITDDGNTLNLIMGDIALMRFKRQE
- a CDS encoding 30S ribosomal protein THX, giving the protein MGKGDKKTKRGKIVKGSFGKPRPHNIKKKKALSQNKSTTKAEVTKKE
- a CDS encoding OmpH family outer membrane protein: MNKPFASLAKIAFGLALATVAVSCNNAQNTTATKTSNDSTAAASTDGDKIVYVNSDSLLANYEYFKDMQTALEAKAKKTQSELQAKGNAFQREVADYQKNAATMSAEQRQSTEERLARKQEELGKFNQNANQSFANDEAQEQEKLYNKVSDHLKGYATEKGYKYVLTYSRGNPGVLFADTTLEVTKEVVDGLNAAYKKEKK
- the gyrB gene encoding DNA topoisomerase (ATP-hydrolyzing) subunit B, with translation MSEENKNKSNYSADNIQVLEGLEAVRKRPSMYIGDVGVKGLHHLVYEVVDNSIDEALAGYCTDIHVTIHKDNSISVEDNGRGIPTGINKKENKSALEMVMTMLHAGGKFDKDTYKVSGGLHGVGVSCVNALSTLLIAEVHREGKIFKQEYEQGKPMYDVKIIGETDRTGTKVTFHPDTSIFTMTTVYSYDILAGRLRELGYLNKGIRLTLRDEREEQADGSLRHDEFYSEGGLSEFVKFLDGNRQALIPDPIHVEGVKQGIPVELALQYNDTYSENVHSYVNNINTIEGGTHVAGFRRGLTRTLKAYADKSGLLKNLKVDITGDDFREGLTAVISVKVGEPQFEGQTKTKLGNNEVMGAVDVAVGEILGIYLEENPREAKAIVQKVIIAAQARAAARKARDMVQRKTVMGGSGLPGKLADCANNDPARCEIYLVEGDSAGGTAKQGRNREFQAILPLRGKILNVEKAMEHKIYENEEIKNMFTALGVSIGTPEDAKALNLDKLRYHRIIIMTDADVDGSHITTLILTFYFRYMKELIERGYVYIATPPLYLVKKGKEHEYAWDETQRLAAIQRLKGSGKEDSVHVQRYKGLGEMNAEQLWDTTMNPDTRTLRQVSIENAAECDRVFSMLMGDEVAPRREFIERNAKYANIDV